The following proteins are encoded in a genomic region of Actinomycetes bacterium:
- a CDS encoding PhoH family protein, which yields MAENIQRTLTVPASVPMVSVLGARDELLRAVEQLVPTVDVHARGNAITATGPEDEVGLVIRLFEELLTVVGSGQTLTPETVQRSLSMLRHDADERPASVLTQNILSNRGRTIRPKTLNQKRYVDAIDAHTIVFGIGPAGTGKTYLAMAKAVQALQSKQMTRIILTRPAVEAGERLGFLPGTLSEKIDPYLRPLYDALHDMIDPDSIPRLIAAGTIEVAPLAYMRGRAQPLETPVLTPRGFRPIGSLRVGDLVIGSDGRPVPVLGVYPQGTKPVYRVTTSDGASTLACGDHLWFVTTPDDRRRGRPGRVVRTSDMLGRLRTAHYRRFELPLVGAVHMEPKEVPLDPYALGLLLGDGCLTLATTPSFTTADAELAEALGACLPDIELSPKSDVDYVLRHAGAGRGGLRVANPVSQLVRELELAGTRSSTKFVPSVYLINSVDVRLAVLQGLLDTDGGPVRQHGRTCRVQYTTCSARLRDDVVFLVRSLGGIAHTRTRPAEGRRPGGDSQHPIHHRHDAYVIDIRLPEGVSPFRLTRKREAYDAVGGGRPMRMIERIEPAGSVDCVCISVAAPDHLYVTEDFMVTHNTLNDAFIILDEAQNTSPEQMKMFLTRLGFGSKMVVTGDVTQIDLPGGTQSGLKIVREILDDIEDVRFLELTAQDVVRHRLVGQIVDAYGRWDALQRTQGPNGQGPSSSGRSRPGAAHRKGGR from the coding sequence ACGAGGTCGGACTGGTCATCCGGCTCTTCGAGGAGCTGCTCACCGTCGTCGGCAGCGGGCAGACCCTCACGCCCGAGACCGTGCAGCGCTCGCTGTCGATGCTGCGACACGACGCGGACGAGCGCCCGGCGAGCGTGCTGACCCAGAACATCCTCTCGAACCGGGGCCGCACGATCCGTCCCAAGACGCTCAACCAGAAGCGGTACGTCGACGCGATCGACGCGCACACCATCGTGTTCGGGATCGGGCCGGCCGGTACGGGCAAGACGTACCTGGCGATGGCCAAGGCCGTGCAGGCGCTGCAGAGCAAGCAGATGACACGGATCATCCTGACCCGCCCAGCGGTCGAGGCGGGGGAGCGGCTCGGCTTCCTGCCGGGCACGCTGTCGGAGAAGATCGACCCCTATCTGCGGCCGCTGTACGACGCGCTGCACGACATGATCGACCCCGACTCGATCCCGCGGCTGATCGCCGCCGGCACGATCGAGGTGGCGCCTCTCGCATATATGAGGGGTAGGGCTCAGCCGCTCGAGACGCCAGTGCTCACTCCCAGAGGCTTCCGCCCGATCGGGAGCCTGCGGGTCGGAGACCTCGTGATCGGGTCCGACGGTCGACCGGTACCGGTCCTGGGCGTCTACCCGCAGGGCACCAAGCCGGTCTACCGCGTCACCACCTCGGACGGTGCCTCGACTCTGGCCTGCGGTGATCACCTCTGGTTCGTGACGACCCCGGACGACCGCCGGCGGGGCCGTCCTGGGCGGGTGGTGCGTACCAGCGACATGCTCGGTCGTCTCCGGACCGCGCATTACCGCCGCTTCGAGCTGCCGTTGGTCGGCGCGGTCCACATGGAGCCGAAGGAGGTTCCCCTCGATCCCTACGCCCTCGGCCTGCTCCTGGGTGACGGTTGTCTCACGCTCGCTACGACGCCCTCCTTCACTACCGCTGATGCCGAACTGGCCGAGGCCCTGGGGGCGTGCCTACCCGATATCGAGCTGAGCCCCAAGTCGGATGTGGACTACGTCCTCAGGCATGCGGGTGCCGGCCGAGGGGGACTGCGAGTGGCCAACCCGGTGAGCCAGCTGGTTCGCGAGCTCGAGTTGGCCGGGACCCGCTCCAGCACGAAGTTCGTCCCCTCCGTCTACCTGATCAACTCCGTCGACGTGAGGCTGGCCGTCCTTCAAGGGCTCCTCGACACCGACGGAGGGCCGGTCCGACAGCACGGACGTACCTGCCGGGTCCAGTACACGACGTGCTCAGCCCGATTACGCGACGACGTGGTCTTCCTGGTCCGCTCTCTGGGTGGCATCGCACACACGCGCACGCGCCCGGCCGAGGGCCGGCGCCCGGGAGGTGATTCGCAGCACCCCATTCACCACCGACACGATGCCTACGTCATCGACATCCGGCTGCCGGAGGGGGTTTCTCCGTTCCGCCTGACGCGGAAGCGGGAGGCATACGACGCTGTCGGCGGCGGCCGACCGATGCGCATGATCGAGCGGATCGAGCCGGCGGGCAGCGTCGATTGTGTCTGCATCAGCGTGGCCGCGCCCGACCACCTCTACGTGACCGAGGACTTCATGGTCACGCACAACACCCTGAACGACGCCTTCATCATCCTGGACGAGGCGCAGAACACCTCGCCCGAGCAGATGAAGATGTTCCTGACCCGGCTCGGGTTCGGCTCGAAGATGGTCGTCACCGGGGACGTGACCCAGATCGACCTGCCCGGAGGCACCCAGAGCGGGCTGAAGATCGTCCGCGAGATCCTCGACGACATCGAGGACGTTCGGTTCTTGGAGCTCACCGCGCAAGACGTCGTGCGACACCGCCTCGTCGGCCAGATCGTCGACGCGTACGGCCGCTGGGACGCCCTGCAGCGCACCCAAGGACCCAACGGCCAGGGACCGTCGAGCTCGGGCCGTTCCCGTCCCGGTGCGGCGCACCGCAAGGGCGGGCGGTGA
- the ybeY gene encoding rRNA maturation RNase YbeY produces the protein MSIEVANESGVEVDVDGLSALARFVLDRLRIHPLAELSILLVDTEAMEQLNAQWMDETGPTDVLAFPMDELRPTGDDEDPEPGLLGDVVLCPQVAQRQAREAGHSVIDELQMLTTHGILHLLGYDHAEPDEREEMFGLQRDLLAAWSVHPKGAR, from the coding sequence ATGAGCATCGAGGTCGCGAACGAGTCGGGGGTGGAGGTCGACGTCGACGGCCTGTCCGCACTGGCGCGCTTCGTGCTCGACCGGCTGCGCATCCACCCGCTCGCCGAGCTGTCGATCCTGCTCGTCGACACCGAGGCGATGGAGCAGCTCAACGCGCAGTGGATGGACGAGACCGGACCCACGGACGTGCTCGCCTTCCCGATGGACGAGCTGCGCCCGACGGGGGACGACGAGGATCCCGAGCCCGGCCTGCTGGGCGACGTGGTTCTCTGCCCGCAGGTCGCGCAGCGCCAGGCCCGCGAGGCCGGCCACAGCGTCATCGACGAGCTGCAGATGCTGACGACCCACGGGATCCTGCACCTTCTCGGCTACGACCACGCCGAGCCTGACGAGCGCGAGGAGATGTTCGGCCTGCAGCGTGACCTGCTCGCCGCCTGGTCCGTCCATCCGAAGGGCGCACGATGA
- a CDS encoding hemolysin family protein: MSSADVTRLVVAFLLVVIAAFLAAAETAIARVSRARVHELAVEGRRGAVPLSALVDDPASAVNALLLVRAIAETTAVVLVTVTLVDLLPSEAWGAALTVVVMVAVSYLLVGVAPRTLGRQHAESYALAVARPVRWLSLLLAPLTRTLIVLGNALTPGRGFRDGPFASEAELRDLVDLAERTSVIEHDEREMIHSVFELGDTIVREVMVPRPDMVVIEHGRTLRQAMSLALRSGFSRIPVVGENVDDVRGVVYLKDLARHTFEHRHGDSVKVESVMRPAVFVPDSKPAAELLRDMQAQRTHVAIVVDEYGGTAGLVTIEDVLEEIVGDIADEYDTGAPEIQQLPDGDVRVSSRLNVWDFAERFQIPLDHDDEDDVDTVGGLLAKRLGKVPIAGSTVVVDGYRLVAESLAGRRNRISTVLVQRIEADPAPAPEQTQRADA, translated from the coding sequence ATGAGCTCCGCGGACGTGACGCGCCTGGTGGTCGCGTTCCTGCTCGTGGTGATAGCAGCGTTCCTCGCCGCCGCGGAGACCGCGATCGCACGGGTCTCACGGGCGCGCGTGCACGAGCTCGCCGTCGAGGGCCGGCGCGGCGCGGTCCCGCTGTCCGCCCTGGTCGACGACCCGGCGTCGGCGGTCAACGCGCTGCTGCTGGTTCGGGCGATCGCCGAGACGACCGCCGTCGTCCTCGTCACGGTCACCCTCGTGGATCTCCTGCCGTCCGAGGCGTGGGGCGCGGCGCTGACGGTCGTCGTCATGGTCGCGGTGTCCTACCTGCTCGTCGGGGTCGCCCCGAGAACCTTGGGTCGCCAGCACGCGGAGTCGTACGCCCTCGCGGTCGCCCGTCCCGTCCGCTGGCTCTCCCTCCTGCTCGCCCCCCTCACCCGGACGCTGATCGTGCTCGGCAACGCGCTGACCCCGGGCCGAGGCTTTCGCGACGGGCCGTTCGCCTCCGAGGCGGAGCTGCGCGACCTCGTCGACCTCGCGGAGCGCACCTCGGTCATCGAGCACGACGAGCGGGAGATGATCCACTCGGTGTTCGAGCTCGGCGACACCATCGTGCGCGAGGTGATGGTCCCGCGCCCGGACATGGTCGTCATCGAGCACGGTCGCACCCTGCGCCAGGCGATGTCGCTGGCGCTGCGCAGCGGGTTCAGCCGGATCCCGGTGGTGGGCGAGAACGTGGACGACGTACGCGGCGTCGTCTACCTGAAGGACCTTGCACGGCACACCTTCGAGCATCGCCATGGCGATTCGGTGAAGGTCGAGTCCGTCATGCGCCCCGCGGTCTTCGTGCCGGACAGCAAGCCCGCCGCCGAGCTGCTGCGTGACATGCAGGCGCAGCGTACCCATGTCGCGATCGTCGTCGACGAGTACGGCGGCACGGCCGGCCTGGTCACCATCGAGGACGTGCTGGAGGAGATCGTCGGTGACATCGCCGACGAGTACGACACCGGTGCCCCGGAGATCCAGCAGCTGCCGGACGGCGACGTACGCGTCTCCTCGCGCCTGAACGTCTGGGACTTCGCCGAACGCTTCCAGATCCCGCTCGACCACGACGACGAGGACGACGTGGACACCGTCGGAGGCCTGCTCGCCAAGCGGCTCGGGAAGGTGCCGATCGCCGGCTCGACGGTCGTGGTCGACGGCTACCGGCTGGTGGCCGAGTCGCTCGCCGGGCGACGCAACCGGATCAGCACCGTGCTCGTGCAGCGGATCGAGGCGGACCCCGCACCGGCGCCGGAGCAGACGCAGCGGGCCGATGCCTGA
- a CDS encoding cytidine deaminase, with translation MPESGALDPEDAKLVTLARATRARTGAAAAAAVRDTTGRTYAAGEVALPSLRLTALQAAVVVALGSGAPGLEAAAVVAEDPSVGETELAAVRELAGPGVPVHLAGVDGQVRGSATS, from the coding sequence ATGCCTGAGAGCGGCGCCCTCGACCCCGAGGACGCCAAGCTGGTGACGCTGGCCCGCGCGACTCGGGCGCGCACCGGAGCTGCCGCGGCAGCCGCGGTCCGCGACACCACCGGACGGACCTACGCCGCAGGCGAGGTCGCCCTGCCCTCGCTGCGCCTGACGGCCCTGCAGGCGGCCGTCGTCGTCGCGCTGGGCAGCGGCGCGCCGGGCCTCGAGGCGGCCGCGGTCGTGGCCGAGGATCCGTCGGTCGGCGAGACCGAGCTGGCCGCGGTCCGCGAGCTGGCCGGACCGGGCGTTCCGGTCCACCTCGCGGGCGTCGACGGGCAGGTCCGCGGCAGCGCGACCAGCTAG
- the era gene encoding GTPase Era: MSFRCGFACFVGRPNAGKSTLTNALVGTKVAITSDKPQTTRHAVRGIVHRADGQLVVVDTPGLHRPRTLLGERLNDVVRETLTEVDVVGMCVPADERVGPGDRFIARELADLRRTPKVAIVTKTDRVDRQEVAARLLEVAELADFTEVVPVSAVTGEQVELLAGLLVGLLPEGPPLYPDGELTDEPDQVLVAELVREAALEGVREELPHSIAVVVEEMGLRADRDEDRPLLDVSAVLFVERDSQKAIVIGRGGERLRAVGTSARHQIEALLGVPTYLDLRVKVAKDWQRDPRQLRRLGF; encoded by the coding sequence GTGAGCTTCCGGTGCGGCTTCGCCTGCTTCGTCGGGCGGCCGAACGCCGGCAAGTCGACCCTGACCAACGCCCTCGTCGGGACGAAGGTGGCGATCACCTCCGACAAGCCGCAGACGACTCGCCATGCCGTGCGCGGGATCGTCCATCGCGCCGACGGCCAGCTTGTGGTGGTGGACACCCCGGGTCTGCACCGGCCGCGGACCCTGCTGGGGGAGCGGCTCAACGACGTGGTCCGCGAGACCCTGACCGAGGTGGACGTCGTCGGGATGTGCGTGCCCGCGGACGAGCGGGTCGGCCCCGGTGACCGGTTCATCGCGCGCGAGCTCGCCGACCTGCGCCGTACCCCGAAGGTCGCGATCGTGACCAAGACCGACCGGGTCGACCGCCAAGAGGTCGCGGCCCGGCTGCTCGAGGTCGCCGAGCTGGCCGACTTCACCGAGGTGGTGCCCGTCTCGGCCGTCACCGGGGAGCAGGTCGAGCTGCTCGCCGGGCTGCTGGTCGGCCTGCTGCCGGAGGGCCCGCCCCTTTACCCCGACGGCGAGCTGACCGACGAGCCCGACCAGGTCCTGGTGGCCGAGCTGGTCCGCGAGGCGGCGCTGGAGGGCGTACGGGAGGAGCTCCCGCACTCGATCGCGGTGGTCGTCGAGGAGATGGGACTGCGCGCCGACCGCGACGAGGACCGTCCGCTGCTGGACGTCTCGGCCGTGCTCTTCGTCGAGCGCGACAGCCAGAAGGCGATCGTGATCGGGCGCGGAGGTGAGCGGCTGCGCGCGGTGGGGACCTCGGCACGCCACCAGATCGAGGCGCTGCTCGGGGTGCCGACCTACCTCGACCTGCGCGTCAAGGTGGCCAAGGACTGGCAGCGCGACCCTCGCCAGCTGCGCCGGCTCGGCTTCTGA